In a single window of the Elaeis guineensis isolate ETL-2024a chromosome 4, EG11, whole genome shotgun sequence genome:
- the LOC105042937 gene encoding probable xyloglucan endotransglucosylase/hydrolase protein 32: MALLLPFLLLLMFHSTFSQPSPGYYPSSKFRPISFYQGFNNLWGPQHQSLSQDQSSLTIWLDSTSGSGFKSIRPFRNGYFGASVKLQTGYTAGVITAFYLSNNEAHPGFHDEVDIEFLGTTPGKPYTLQTNVYVRGSGDGRIIGREMRFHLWFDPTAGFHHYAILWNPDEIIFFVDDVPIRRYARKDEATFPVRPMWVYGSIWDASSWATEDGKYKADYRYQPFVARFTKFMIGGCSAYAPSNCRPIAASPSGSRLSSQQYAAMTWAQSNYMVYYYCQDSRRDHSLTPECFN; this comes from the exons ATGgctcttctcctcccctttctACTCCTCCTCATGTTCCACTCTACCTTTTCCCAGCCTTCTCCCGGATACTATCCAAGTTCCAAGTTCAGGCCTATAAGCTTCTATCAAGGTTTCAACAACCTTTGGGGTCCCCAGCATCAGTCTCTCTCCCAAGACCAATCCTCCTTAACAATTTGGCTTGATAGCACCTCAG GAAGTGGATTCAAGTCGATTCGTCCATTTCGAAATGGATACTTTGGTGCATCAGTCAAGCTCCAAACAGGCTACACTGCTGGTGTGATCACAGCTTTCTAT CTTTCAAACAATGAAGCACACCCTGGATTCCACGACGAGGTCGACATCGAATTCTTAGGGACGACACCGGGGAAGCCATACACACTGCAGACTAATGTGTATGTGAGAGGGAGTGGAGATGGGAGGATCATTGGTAGAGAGATGAGGTTCCACCTATGGTTCGACCCCACTGCCGGCTTCCATCACTATGCAATATTGTggaaccctgatgagatcat ATTCTTTGTAGATGATGTGCCGATTAGGAGATATGCGAGGAAGGATGAAGCGACATTTCCGGTGCGGCCAATGTGGGTCTATGGATCCATCTGGGATGCGTCGTCATGGGCTACTGAAGACGGCAAATACAAGGCCGACTACCGCTACCAGCCATTTGTTGCAAGGTTCACCAAGTTCATGATTGGAGGGTGCTCAGCCTACGCGCCATCCAATTGCCGTCCGATCGCTGCATCACCATCTGGCTCTAGGCTCAGCTCTCAGCAGTATGCTGCAATGACATGGGCACAGAGCAATTATATGGTCTACTACTACTGCCAGGACTCCAGGAGGGACCATTCCCTCACGCCTGAGTGCTTCAATTGA